ATAAGCAGGTGGGGCAGCGGCTGTTCATCTCGGCGAAGACGGTCGAGCACCACATCGGCAGGATCAAGCAGCGGTTGGACTGCTCCGACAGACAGCAGCTCCTCGAAAAGCTCCGTTCACTACTGGGGTGATCCGGTCTCCCCGGGGGTAGCTGGTGCTGTGGCGGAACCTCTCGCGGGCACCCGCAGCGAGGCGCCGCCGGAGGTTCCGCCAAGCGACCAGCTACGCGGGTCACCGCGAGGTCTACTTCGCAGCGTGAAGGGAAAGCCCGGCCCGAAGCTCGCCGACGATCTCGAACATGGCCTCCCGCAGTCTGGGGCTGGCGCCGAACAGGTTCGCGAAGCCGTGGATGAGGTCGGGGAACCGGCGCGCGATGACCGGCACCCCGGCTTCGGACAGCCGCCTGGCGTACTCTTCGCCCTCGTCCCGCAGCGGATCGAAGCCCGCCGTGACCAGCACCGCCGGTGCCAGCCCGTCGAGCTCCTCGTTGAGCAGCACCGACAGCCGCGGGTCACCTCGTTCGGAGACGTCGGGCTGGTACAGGTCCATGAACCAGTCCATGTCCCCGTCGGTGAGCAGGAAGCCGTTGCCGAACAGCTCGCGGGAGCGGCGCCTGGTGCTGGCGTCCACGGCCGGGTAGAGCAGCAGTTGCAGCACCGGGCTCTTGATCCCGTTCGCGGCGGCGTGCTGGGCGACCATCGCGGCGAGGTTGCCGCCCGCGCTGTCCCCGCCGACCGCCACGGAGTCGGGGCTGGAGCCGAGGTCCTCGGCGTTCTCCAGCACGTGCTGGTAGGCGTCCACGGCGTCCTCCACCGCCGCGGGGAAGGGGTGTTCGGGAGCCAGCCTGTAGTCCACCGACAGCACCCTGATGTCGGCGTGCCTGGCGAGGAACCGGCACAGCTCGTCGTGGGTGTCGAGGTCGCCCACCACCCAGCCGCCGCCGTGGTAGAAGACGAGCAGTGTGCTCGGTTCGGTGCGGCCCTCCGGCCGGTAGAGCCTGGCGGGAAGCTCACCCGCCCTGGTGGACACGGTGCGCCTGCTCACCTGGACGCCCGGGACGCCCGCGCTGACCACCTCGATGCCCTGCGCCATTCCGGCACGGGCCTGCTCCGGGGTGTCCGCGGCCATGCGTTCCTGGCCGGCCATTGCCTGCAGCCGCAGCAGCGCCTGCACTTCCAGCGCCAGTTCCTGGCCGTCGACCCTGATCGGGCTGCCCGCGATCCTCCGAAGCAGTGGCCGGGGGAGTCGGAGCAGGCTCGACAGGACGGTCGACTGGACCCGTCGTTGCACCGAGGAGGGGATGGCGTCGAGAACCTTGGACACGGCTGGACCTTTCCACGAGACCGTTACTGTGTGATGCGCACTACGCG
The nucleotide sequence above comes from Actinopolyspora erythraea. Encoded proteins:
- a CDS encoding alpha/beta hydrolase, which codes for MSKVLDAIPSSVQRRVQSTVLSSLLRLPRPLLRRIAGSPIRVDGQELALEVQALLRLQAMAGQERMAADTPEQARAGMAQGIEVVSAGVPGVQVSRRTVSTRAGELPARLYRPEGRTEPSTLLVFYHGGGWVVGDLDTHDELCRFLARHADIRVLSVDYRLAPEHPFPAAVEDAVDAYQHVLENAEDLGSSPDSVAVGGDSAGGNLAAMVAQHAAANGIKSPVLQLLLYPAVDASTRRRSRELFGNGFLLTDGDMDWFMDLYQPDVSERGDPRLSVLLNEELDGLAPAVLVTAGFDPLRDEGEEYARRLSEAGVPVIARRFPDLIHGFANLFGASPRLREAMFEIVGELRAGLSLHAAK